The following are from one region of the Halogeometricum sp. S3BR5-2 genome:
- a CDS encoding MnhB domain-containing protein, translating into MSTDTETSETESTERRSPYVESPLIMTTVRVIMPFVFTLGLFVMFHGADSSGGGFQGGVIVGTVVLMLGIAFGIEATRDWIGPKLPIAMICLGVLAFLLTGMGSVLLGGGFLEYSAYGFYHATKYGIEFVELAIGLVVSGIVTGLFFVIASGLRNNWSDTQ; encoded by the coding sequence ATGAGCACAGACACCGAGACGTCCGAGACCGAATCGACCGAGCGGCGCTCACCGTACGTCGAGAGCCCGCTCATCATGACGACCGTCCGTGTGATCATGCCGTTCGTCTTCACGCTCGGACTGTTCGTGATGTTCCACGGGGCGGACTCCTCCGGCGGCGGTTTCCAAGGCGGCGTCATCGTGGGGACCGTCGTCCTCATGCTCGGCATCGCCTTCGGCATCGAGGCGACCCGCGACTGGATCGGACCGAAACTTCCCATCGCGATGATCTGTCTCGGCGTCCTCGCGTTCCTGCTGACCGGGATGGGCTCGGTACTGCTCGGCGGCGGGTTCCTCGAGTACAGCGCGTACGGCTTCTACCACGCCACGAAGTACGGTATCGAGTTCGTCGAGTTGGCCATCGGTCTCGTCGTCTCGGGGATCGTAACCGGCCTCTTTTTCGTCATCGCCTCCGGACTACGGAACAACTGGAGTGATACACAGTGA
- the mnhG gene encoding monovalent cation/H(+) antiporter subunit G — MTPREIAIVALVGGGVFFAIVAAVGLVRLPDLYTRAHSTSKSETLGAVLTLAAVTIAFDGGMSTVKTALLLLFMFITNPTAAHAIVRAAAEQGIEPWTEDAEGGEQ; from the coding sequence ATGACGCCGCGAGAGATCGCCATCGTCGCGCTGGTCGGCGGCGGCGTCTTCTTCGCCATCGTCGCCGCCGTCGGACTCGTCCGTCTCCCCGACCTGTACACGCGCGCGCACAGCACCTCGAAGAGCGAGACGCTCGGGGCCGTCCTGACGCTCGCGGCCGTGACGATAGCGTTCGACGGCGGCATGTCGACGGTCAAGACGGCGCTGCTGTTACTGTTCATGTTCATCACGAATCCGACCGCCGCGCACGCCATCGTCCGGGCGGCGGCCGAACAGGGTATCGAACCGTGGACCGAGGACGCGGAGGGGGGTGAGCAGTGA
- a CDS encoding cation:proton antiporter subunit C: protein MIDFLVSRIYYLVSFLLLGFGAYMMIGNANLVKKVIGMNVFQTGIFLFFIVTAFVDGASPPLLTAPEPYVSPLPHVLILTAIVVGVSLTAVALGLIVRIYEEYGTLNEDAIRRVTSDE from the coding sequence GTGATCGACTTTCTGGTCTCTCGGATCTACTACCTCGTGTCGTTCCTCCTGCTGGGTTTCGGCGCCTACATGATGATCGGAAACGCGAACCTGGTGAAGAAGGTGATCGGGATGAACGTCTTCCAGACGGGCATCTTCCTGTTCTTCATCGTGACCGCGTTCGTCGACGGGGCGAGTCCGCCGCTCCTGACGGCCCCGGAGCCGTACGTCAGTCCGCTGCCGCACGTGCTCATACTGACCGCCATCGTCGTCGGCGTCAGCCTCACCGCCGTCGCCCTCGGACTCATCGTCCGCATCTACGAGGAGTACGGCACCCTGAACGAGGACGCCATTCGGAGAGTGACCTCCGATGAATGA
- a CDS encoding DUF4040 domain-containing protein, producing the protein MIEPIEVALLVFVVSCAFATAFLRDVLGAIIAFGAYSLGIAIVWVYLRAPDVGLTEAAVGAGVMTILFLLTIAKTTRPTDERTIERIDYRAAAVAISLVAVLSTTLVALPPVGAADTAVVTDDVTRYYLANAYEVTEVQNAVTAVLAAYRGFDTMGEAAVVYAAGVSLLVVLKKEVFE; encoded by the coding sequence GTGATCGAACCGATAGAGGTCGCCCTGCTCGTGTTCGTCGTGAGTTGCGCGTTCGCGACGGCGTTCCTCCGGGACGTGCTCGGAGCGATCATCGCGTTCGGCGCGTACAGCCTGGGCATCGCCATCGTCTGGGTGTACCTCCGCGCGCCCGACGTCGGACTCACGGAGGCGGCGGTCGGCGCCGGCGTGATGACGATACTGTTCCTGTTGACCATCGCGAAGACGACCCGACCGACCGACGAGCGAACCATAGAGCGCATCGACTACCGCGCGGCCGCGGTCGCAATCTCTCTCGTCGCCGTCCTCTCGACGACGCTGGTCGCGCTCCCGCCGGTGGGGGCCGCCGACACGGCGGTCGTGACCGACGACGTGACGAGGTACTACCTGGCGAACGCGTACGAGGTGACCGAGGTGCAGAACGCCGTGACGGCCGTGCTCGCGGCGTACCGAGGCTTCGACACGATGGGGGAGGCCGCCGTCGTCTACGCGGCGGGGGTCAGCCTCCTCGTCGTCCTGAAAAAGGAGGTGTTCGAATGA
- a CDS encoding monovalent cation/H+ antiporter subunit D family protein gives MNDLPPFLVAVPLLGSVLALLAGLVRSRSGWPVAVCTALVQTGMAAVLASRAFSGQPVRYVVGGFSAPFGIELVIDGLSATMAVLVAVVALGVLGYARVAGPRSNAFYATYLLLVAGLSGMSITGDVFNMYVFLEITGLAAYALVASGEGGRSARAALKYLLVGTVGASLFLLGIGFAYVATGTLNMADLSAQLAAVGYESPLVRAAFGLLVVGLFVKIAVFPIHTWQPAAYAGAPDSVSALISALVSTIAAYALIRIVFTVFTVEFLAANPFAQTVLVAAAVVSIVAGSVLAVTQREIKRMLAYSSVSQFGLIVGAVAVANGTALTGAMIHLVGHAVMKGGLFLTSGLIADETDARTVDDYRGLAERFPVGSTAFGVLALAMVGVPPAVGFVGKWYIALGAVEAQAWPLVVVLLLSTLLTLAYFARVIERIFFRESPDVDAGAETAPDETLFTDGEGEREADDAGRPPVSTGMRATVVLAAVLAVVLGVAAFEYGQLLEPTIARLLA, from the coding sequence ATGAATGACCTCCCGCCGTTCCTCGTCGCCGTCCCGCTCCTCGGCTCGGTCCTGGCGCTGCTCGCGGGACTCGTCCGCTCCCGGAGCGGGTGGCCCGTCGCCGTCTGTACGGCGCTCGTCCAGACCGGAATGGCCGCCGTCCTCGCGAGCCGCGCGTTCAGCGGGCAGCCGGTTCGGTACGTCGTCGGCGGGTTCTCCGCGCCGTTCGGCATCGAACTCGTCATCGACGGCCTCTCCGCGACGATGGCCGTGCTCGTGGCCGTCGTCGCCCTCGGCGTCCTCGGGTACGCGCGGGTCGCGGGGCCGCGGTCGAACGCGTTCTACGCGACGTACCTGCTGCTCGTCGCCGGGCTGTCGGGGATGAGCATCACCGGCGACGTGTTCAACATGTACGTCTTCTTGGAGATAACGGGGCTGGCCGCGTACGCGCTGGTCGCCAGCGGGGAGGGCGGGCGCTCGGCCCGCGCCGCGCTCAAGTACCTCCTCGTCGGGACGGTCGGCGCGTCGCTGTTCCTGCTCGGAATCGGGTTCGCGTACGTCGCCACGGGCACGCTCAACATGGCCGACCTCTCGGCGCAACTCGCGGCGGTGGGCTACGAGTCGCCGCTGGTCCGGGCGGCCTTCGGCCTCCTCGTCGTCGGTCTGTTCGTCAAGATAGCGGTGTTCCCGATACACACCTGGCAGCCGGCCGCCTACGCCGGCGCGCCGGACTCCGTGAGCGCCCTCATCTCGGCGCTCGTCTCGACCATCGCGGCGTACGCGCTGATTCGAATCGTCTTCACGGTCTTCACCGTGGAGTTCCTGGCCGCGAACCCGTTCGCGCAGACCGTCCTCGTCGCCGCCGCCGTCGTGAGCATCGTCGCCGGGAGCGTCCTCGCGGTCACGCAGCGGGAGATAAAGCGCATGCTCGCCTACTCGTCGGTCTCGCAGTTCGGGCTCATCGTCGGCGCCGTCGCGGTGGCCAACGGGACCGCGCTGACGGGAGCGATGATCCACCTCGTCGGCCACGCGGTGATGAAAGGCGGGCTGTTCCTGACGAGCGGACTCATCGCCGACGAAACCGACGCTCGGACGGTCGACGACTACCGGGGGCTCGCCGAACGCTTCCCGGTCGGGTCGACCGCGTTCGGTGTCCTCGCGCTCGCCATGGTCGGCGTGCCGCCGGCGGTCGGGTTCGTCGGCAAGTGGTACATCGCCCTGGGCGCCGTCGAGGCGCAGGCCTGGCCGCTCGTCGTAGTCCTCCTCCTGAGCACGCTGCTGACGCTGGCGTACTTCGCGCGCGTGATAGAGCGGATATTCTTCCGCGAGTCGCCCGACGTCGACGCGGGCGCCGAGACGGCGCCCGACGAGACGCTGTTCACCGACGGCGAAGGGGAGAGAGAGGCGGACGACGCCGGACGCCCCCCCGTCTCGACCGGAATGCGAGCAACGGTGGTGCTTGCCGCCGTCCTCGCCGTCGTCCTCGGCGTCGCCGCGTTCGAGTACGGACAGCTCCTTGAACCAACCATCGCGCGTCTCCTCGCATGA
- a CDS encoding cation:proton antiporter, with protein sequence MTEVASLRPIVAVLVSAIAIVPILASAGRPNLREGWTFLAAVTKLGVVASMVPGILAGTVYVTNLGTFLPGVQFALRADPLGILFGLLASMLWLVTSFYSVGYMRGLSEHNQTRYFAAFAGSISAAIGIAFSANLIVLFVFYELLTVATYPLVAHDETAEARAAGRKYLAYTFGGGVAVLAGTVLVFWTTGTTAFTPGGIAGLSGADPTFARAAFALLAAGFGVKAALMPLHSWLPDAMVAPTPVSGLLHAVAVVKSGVFGIARLVLDVYGPGLLSDLGLGVLLASVAAITLVVSSIIALRQDNLKRRLAFSTVSQLSYIVLGLAVLNPLSLVGGLLHIPAHAFMKLTLFLCAGAIHVETHTDDISNMAGIGKRMPLTMTAFGVAALGMAGIPLVAGFVSKYFLLIGTIQAGDIVFTAALLVSGVLNIAYFWPVVYAAFFEAPADSDEKPVIEHVLGGRFGASKSGSDPDAATDGGNAPVDDEEATDGGDASAAADGESDDHGYASDHEGQGMTDRAEAAAHIRTEHGPDASPAWEHRRWNGDESTWFMLGPILFAMTGSILLGIVPDAAVFLRIVRLIVEGVTGVAV encoded by the coding sequence ATGACAGAAGTCGCCTCACTCAGACCGATCGTCGCAGTGCTCGTCTCGGCCATCGCCATCGTCCCGATTCTCGCCTCGGCGGGGCGACCGAACCTCCGGGAAGGTTGGACCTTCCTCGCCGCCGTGACGAAACTCGGCGTCGTCGCGAGCATGGTCCCGGGCATCCTCGCCGGGACGGTGTACGTGACGAACCTCGGGACCTTCCTGCCCGGGGTGCAGTTCGCGCTCAGAGCCGACCCGCTCGGCATCCTGTTCGGCCTCCTGGCGAGTATGCTGTGGCTCGTGACGAGTTTCTACAGCGTCGGCTACATGCGCGGGCTGTCCGAGCACAACCAGACCCGCTACTTCGCGGCGTTCGCGGGCAGCATCTCGGCGGCCATCGGAATCGCCTTCTCGGCGAACCTCATCGTGCTGTTCGTCTTCTACGAACTGCTCACGGTGGCGACCTACCCGCTCGTCGCGCACGACGAGACGGCGGAGGCCCGCGCCGCCGGGCGAAAGTACCTCGCGTACACGTTCGGCGGCGGGGTCGCCGTCCTCGCCGGGACGGTGCTCGTGTTCTGGACGACGGGGACGACGGCGTTCACCCCCGGCGGTATCGCCGGGTTGAGCGGCGCCGACCCCACGTTCGCGCGGGCCGCGTTCGCGCTGTTGGCCGCCGGCTTCGGGGTGAAGGCCGCGCTCATGCCGCTTCACTCGTGGCTCCCCGACGCGATGGTCGCGCCGACGCCCGTCTCGGGACTCCTGCACGCGGTCGCCGTCGTCAAGTCCGGCGTGTTCGGCATCGCCCGCCTCGTGCTCGACGTGTACGGTCCCGGACTGCTCTCCGACCTCGGTCTCGGCGTGCTGTTGGCCTCCGTGGCGGCGATAACCCTGGTCGTCTCCAGCATCATCGCGCTCCGGCAGGACAACCTCAAGCGGCGGCTGGCGTTCTCGACGGTGAGTCAGCTATCCTACATCGTTCTCGGGTTGGCCGTCCTCAACCCGCTGTCGCTCGTCGGCGGCCTCCTGCACATCCCCGCGCACGCGTTCATGAAGCTCACCCTGTTCCTCTGTGCGGGCGCGATTCACGTCGAGACGCACACCGACGACATCAGCAACATGGCCGGCATCGGAAAGCGGATGCCGCTGACGATGACCGCCTTCGGCGTGGCGGCGCTCGGGATGGCCGGGATTCCCCTCGTCGCGGGGTTCGTCAGCAAGTACTTCCTGCTCATCGGGACGATTCAGGCGGGCGATATCGTGTTCACGGCCGCGCTGCTCGTCTCGGGCGTGCTCAACATCGCGTACTTCTGGCCGGTGGTCTACGCCGCTTTCTTCGAGGCGCCGGCCGACAGCGACGAGAAACCCGTCATCGAGCACGTGCTCGGCGGCCGGTTCGGCGCGTCGAAATCCGGCTCGGACCCCGACGCGGCCACCGACGGCGGGAACGCCCCCGTTGACGACGAGGAGGCGACCGACGGCGGCGACGCCTCCGCGGCCGCTGACGGCGAGAGCGACGACCACGGCTACGCGTCCGACCACGAGGGACAGGGGATGACGGACCGAGCCGAGGCCGCCGCGCACATCCGCACCGAACACGGCCCCGACGCCAGCCCCGCGTGGGAGCACCGCCGCTGGAACGGCGACGAGTCCACGTGGTTCATGCTGGGTCCGATTCTGTTCGCGATGACGGGGTCGATACTCCTCGGTATCGTCCCCGACGCCGCCGTCTTCCTGCGAATCGTGAGACTGATCGTCGAGGGCGTGACGGGGGTGGCGGTCTGA
- a CDS encoding Na(+)/H(+) antiporter subunit D: protein MVDSLLPLVPPFVPVLLAAVLLPLVGRRAGHVLGILATAVVVPYVWLTPEGQHLPVQLFGFDAVLYNVDPFSTLMGLIFGFIGAVGVLYSWYSEASALQTAFALSYVGTSLGAVFGGDWLSLIFFWELMAVTSTLLVWHHGGRAVRAGYRYALLHGVGGTLLLGAVAWHYVEVGSFLFTATAGGMAGPVAPLLAALGIGVNVGFVGLHAWLPDTYPRPHVAASVFLCVFTTKTGVYGMYRAFPEGNVAIAYMGGIMAVFGATYALFQNDMRRLLSYHIQSQVGYMVAGVGIGTTLAQSGAMAHVFNHILYKGLLFMTAGVVIYRTDRESLKKLGGLGREMPITAVAFTVAALSIAGFPLFNGFVSKGIIISASHYDFPAGPFAVGDFHTLELLLLVGGVGTFLSFIKFGYYAFFHGEYEGSVDDANRGQTVAMVAVAALCVFFGVVDSALFALLPYDVTTEAVVSHEYVTYTVDHVIEGVALAVIGLVGFVLIKKPLSKVGRVPDVDRLYNPAALYGTRAVVVGVTELYAAVDRAAVRLTRSLGAAVRDPRAVVARSADRDDDVSMRADIGTSVALVTLVILSVLVAMFV from the coding sequence ATGGTCGACTCTCTCCTCCCCCTCGTCCCGCCGTTCGTGCCCGTGCTGCTGGCGGCGGTGCTGCTTCCGCTCGTCGGCCGGCGCGCGGGTCACGTCCTCGGCATCCTCGCGACGGCCGTCGTCGTGCCGTACGTCTGGCTGACCCCCGAGGGCCAGCACCTCCCGGTACAGCTGTTCGGCTTCGACGCGGTGCTGTACAACGTCGACCCCTTCTCGACGCTCATGGGGCTGATATTCGGCTTCATCGGCGCAGTCGGCGTCCTCTACTCGTGGTACTCCGAGGCGTCGGCGCTCCAGACCGCGTTCGCCCTCTCGTACGTCGGGACGAGCCTCGGCGCCGTCTTCGGCGGCGACTGGCTGTCGCTCATCTTCTTCTGGGAGCTGATGGCCGTCACCAGCACGCTCCTCGTCTGGCACCACGGCGGCCGGGCGGTGCGCGCCGGCTACCGGTACGCCCTCCTGCACGGTGTCGGCGGCACGCTCCTGTTGGGCGCGGTCGCGTGGCACTACGTCGAGGTCGGTTCCTTTCTGTTCACCGCCACGGCCGGCGGGATGGCGGGCCCCGTCGCGCCTCTGCTCGCGGCCCTCGGCATCGGCGTCAACGTCGGGTTCGTCGGCCTCCACGCGTGGCTGCCCGACACCTACCCGCGGCCGCACGTGGCCGCGAGCGTCTTCCTCTGCGTGTTCACGACCAAGACCGGCGTCTACGGGATGTACCGGGCGTTCCCGGAGGGGAACGTCGCCATCGCTTACATGGGCGGCATCATGGCGGTGTTCGGGGCGACCTACGCGCTGTTCCAGAACGACATGCGGCGGCTGCTCTCCTATCACATCCAGTCGCAGGTCGGCTACATGGTCGCCGGCGTCGGCATCGGGACGACGCTCGCGCAGTCCGGCGCGATGGCCCACGTGTTCAACCACATCCTCTACAAGGGGCTCCTGTTCATGACCGCCGGCGTCGTCATCTACCGGACCGACAGGGAGAGCCTGAAGAAACTCGGCGGTCTCGGCCGCGAGATGCCGATAACCGCCGTCGCCTTCACCGTCGCCGCCCTCTCCATCGCCGGCTTCCCGCTGTTCAACGGCTTCGTCAGCAAGGGTATCATCATCTCGGCCAGCCACTACGACTTCCCGGCCGGACCGTTCGCGGTCGGCGACTTCCACACCTTAGAGCTCCTGTTGCTCGTCGGGGGCGTCGGGACGTTCCTCTCGTTCATCAAGTTCGGCTACTACGCCTTCTTCCACGGCGAGTACGAGGGCAGCGTCGACGACGCCAACCGCGGACAAACCGTCGCGATGGTCGCCGTCGCCGCGCTCTGCGTGTTCTTCGGCGTCGTCGACTCGGCGCTGTTCGCCCTGCTCCCCTACGACGTGACCACCGAGGCGGTCGTCTCCCACGAGTACGTCACCTACACCGTCGACCACGTCATCGAGGGCGTCGCGCTGGCGGTCATCGGTCTCGTCGGGTTCGTCCTCATCAAGAAGCCGCTGTCGAAGGTGGGTCGCGTTCCCGACGTCGACAGACTCTACAACCCAGCGGCGCTGTACGGAACGCGCGCCGTCGTCGTCGGCGTCACAGAACTGTACGCCGCGGTCGACCGGGCGGCGGTGCGCCTCACGCGCTCTCTCGGCGCCGCGGTGAGAGACCCGCGTGCGGTCGTCGCGCGCTCTGCGGACCGAGACGACGACGTCTCGATGCGGGCGGACATCGGCACGAGCGTCGCGCTCGTGACGCTCGTCATCCTGAGCGTCCTCGTCGCGATGTTCGTCTGA
- a CDS encoding DUF7322 domain-containing protein, translated as MSDDRDSVFDDVYPDEYRGPRARIPNVDVPKVDIPTTDSDAMSDSSITTLFVLHVVIWNAVLLCFSLGLMLIYFRQNGALGGQLLSVSLILALYGVYRWPRGEDGDGDSDDDGNDDN; from the coding sequence ATGAGTGACGACCGAGACTCCGTATTTGACGACGTCTATCCCGACGAATACCGCGGTCCGAGAGCTCGGATTCCCAACGTCGACGTGCCGAAAGTCGACATCCCGACGACGGACTCGGACGCGATGTCGGACTCGTCGATCACCACGCTGTTCGTCCTCCACGTCGTCATCTGGAACGCCGTCCTGCTGTGTTTCAGTCTCGGACTGATGCTTATCTACTTCCGGCAGAACGGAGCCCTCGGCGGCCAACTGCTCAGCGTCAGCCTCATACTCGCGCTCTACGGGGTGTACCGGTGGCCGAGAGGCGAAGACGGTGACGGCGATAGCGACGACGACGGCAACGACGACAACTGA